The sequence below is a genomic window from Deltaproteobacteria bacterium GWC2_55_46.
TCGATGTCGTCGATATGCCTTTTGACCCGCATGATCCGCCGGGGTGGAAGGAGGCCCCCGCAGGAGACCTGCTGCTTCTTGTAGACTGCGGCCTGCCTGTGGATTTTCCGTTCCTGGGGGAGTACAAAGGCCCAAAGGGTTACGTCAGCATAGATTCCTGCCACAAGCTCTCCATACACAGGGCGTATTGTGAAAAATACAGATTCGATTTCGTCTGGGTCGCGCAGAAGCATGTGGTGGCAGGGTTCGGTGAGAAGGCGAGGTGGCTCCCGCTCGGCGCTGACCCGGAGACCCACGTCTACAGGCCTCAAATGGCCTCGGCCGACAGCCTCTGGGAGAGGCTCACCCGCCGGAGCCATTATGACATAGGCATGTGCGGCGCGCCTTATAAGCACAGGCGGGCCTTTGAGAAGCTCTTCCGAAAGGCCGGGCTGACGACAAACTTTTATTTCAGAAAGCGGTTCGGCGCCGAGGCGACACGCGAGCTTGCGCGTTCGACGATCGGCTTTAACGTGGGCGCCGGCTTTGACGGTGTAAAAGGCAAGGACGTCAATATGCGAGTCTTCGAGACGATGGCTAACGGCCAATGCATGCTCCTCACGAACACCTACGACGGGCTCGGCTTTGAAGACCTTTTCGAGGAAGGCAGCCATTACATCGGCTTCAGGTCTGAGGAGGAGGCGACGGACAAGGCGCTCTACTACTCCAGACACCAGGCGGAGGCCATAAGGATAGCGGCCCAGGGGCAGAGGCATATCCTTGAAAACCACACCTACGCGCACAGGTGCGAGGAAATAATCAGGGCTATAAGATGAAGGCAAACGGCGGATACCCTGACCTTACGAAGGTGCGGCGGGCGCTCGTCATCGTCTTCAAGAACATAGGTGACGTGCTCCTTACGACGCCTGTCTTCAGCGCCCTGAAGCGGTCGATAGCGGGTGTCGAGGTCGACGCGCTTGTGAATCGCGGCACAGAGGAGATGCTTACCTTTAACCCGGATGTAGACCGTGTGCTGGTCTATAACAGAAAGACGCGCGGCCTGGGCAGGCTCAAAGAAGAGCTGCGGCTTGTGAAAGAGGTCCGCGGAGCCGGGTATGACATGGCCGTCGCCCTCACTTCAGGGGACCGGAGCCGCAACTTCGCCCTTCTCTCAGGGGCCGGGATAAGGGTCGGGGCGCCGAAGAAGAATCTACTCGGCCAGCTCTCTTTCAATTTCCCGGTTACGATGGCCTCTTCAGGAAAACACTATGTCGAACGTAACCTCGACTGCCTGAGGAGGATAGGCATCTTCCCGGAAAGGCAGCACCGCAGCACATCGTTTTTCGAAGGAAGCGAAGCGGCGGAAAAGGCAAGAGGCCTTCTTGCAGGGGCAAATCTTGACGGAAGACCTTACATGGTCGTCCACCCCACATCGAGATGGATGTTCAAAAGCTGGCCCCCTGAAAAAAACGCCGCCCTGATCGACCTTGTCCAGCGGGAACTCGGCATGCCGGTGGTGCTCACGTCAGGGCCGGAGGCCTTTGAGATCTCTTATGTGGCTCAATTGAAGTCACGCCTTACTACGGATGTGACGGACTTCACCGGCAAGCTTTCATTAAAGGAGCTTGGCGCGGTCATACGTAAAGCAGTTCTTTTTTTCGGCGTTGACTCAGCCCCGATGCACATCTCAGCCGCGGTCGGCACTCCGGCGGTCGCGCTCTTCGGCCCATCATTCGCGGTCGACTGGGCCCCCTGGGGCGATGGGCACAGGGTAGTGACATCAGACCGGCACAGTTGCGTGCCGTGCGGCAAGGACGGATGCGGCGGAGGCAAGGTGAGCGACTGCCTCGTTGAACTGGATGTGCGGACCGTCTACGACGCCGTGAGGGAAATGCTCGGCAAGTCGAGCCACCGGCGCTCCATTTGACCTGTTCCCGACTCTCCTGATCCCTTATTAGAAAGACCCCTCAGCGTCTTCGATCCCATCACAAATAAACGAACAGCCAATCTTGATGTCTCACAATGGGACCTGAATTCCCTCGCCTTACAGGCGAAGACTTCCAGCGCGTCTAATGAGATTTTCAAGCTTACGTCCTATGCCAGGCTGGTCCCCCTCTTTCCTAAAGAGGGGTCAGGGGAGATTATCTTGAAGTCATTATAATCCCCCTTAGTCCCCCTTTAGAAAAGGGGGAGATTTCAGTCGGGCTTTCAGCCGACAAACTAAAGAACCAGCCGCTTTCCAGACGGTAGTGGTTCAGTTCTTTCCTCGCGAGCCCTTGACAAAGCAGGAACCTGATATATGTTCACATATATCGGCCTGTCCCTGTTGTGCTGAGTGCCGTAACAAATTCCTGATGGTCTGAATCGATGGAGCATCTTCCCAGGGCAGAGGCAAGACCTTTGCTCGAAAGGGCCGCCCTGTATTCGATGGGGGTCTATCTATTTGTCCTCAACCTTCCCCGGGTCGCCTCGTTGAGGGAGGCGAGCTTCCTTATTTCCGCCGCGCTTGCCGCCGCGTACATGTGGAAGATGGGCCGGGTCGCGTGGCCGCCGATGAGGCTGCTGCTTCTCATGTGGCTGGCTTTCGCGTTCTTGTCGGTCATCCCGGGGAGCGACCTGCCGTTTTCCATTTCAGAGGTAAAAAAAGATGTCGTATATCCTCTCATGGCGTTCTGGGTCTTTTATGTGATGACAAAAGGCGAGCGGGACTTTTTAAGTCTTTCCATCCCTTTCCTTATAAGCGCGGCGCTCGTCTCCCTGGCGAGCTTCTATGCCTATTTTGTCCTGGGTCTCGGCTTTGAGGAGCTTGTTGATTCGGGATACCTGTATGGCAAGCGGGCCTATTACAGTTTTTTCATGCTCTCTGCCGCTATTGTAGCCATAGGGCTTGCGGGCTGCGGCAGCGCCGGGAGAAGGCTTAAGACCCTTGCCATAGCGCTTGTGCCGGTTTTCTGCACGGGAGTCTATTTCGCGAGGCTGAGGGTAGGCTATCTGGCCATCATCATGGCGGCGTTCCTGTTTTTTATTTACGGCAAGGTCTTGCGGCAGGGGCTCAAGAGAAGAATATTGGCGGGAGCGGTAGCGGCGTCAATACTTGTGACTCTGCCGCTGCTCGCCACCTACAGGGACCTGGACTTCGGCCTTGATATCGAGTCGATGAAGACCTCGTTTGAAAGGATCAGGACCGAGGAGCGCTGGATAATCTGGGAGGGGGCTGTAAAGGAGATATCATCGAACCCGGTCTTCGGCAGGGGCTTCGGGAATAAGGAAATATATGTGCCTGACTTCAGGCTCGGCTACGTCTACCCGCACAACATCCTGCTTAGCTATGGCGTCATGACAGGGGTGGCAGGCATAGTGTTGCTCATGTTGATCTTCGGGAAGCTTTGCTGGATGATGCACGCGAAGGTCGGTCAATGTGCTTCCAATAGCGCGCAATTCAGCATCATACTCGCCGGGCTGGTCCTTACCTCCGTCTTTTTCCTCCTCAATATGACCGAGGATATCATGACGCGCCATACCGGGCAGTTGTTCTGGGCTTTGACGGGTATGTTTTTGGGAGCCGGCAGGGAAGTGGACGATAGATAACCTGATGTCTTTAAAAAGTCATAAAATGGGGCAAAGAAGGATTTATGGCTTAACGCATCTCTTCTGCTTCACGGTATCCTCAATTTTTTCCCATAGCTCCTCCGCGTTTTTCCTGTAGGCCTCCCTGTCCATCATGTCGTAACTGTGTGTCATCGCGCCAACGTTGTCATTTGTGATCAATTTGCAGCCCGACAGCGCCGCCTGATTGACGATCAAGCCATGCGGTTCCGGCCACCTTGGCATATGTATGTAATATTCGACCCTGTTAAGGAACTCAGGCATCTCGTCGTATGGTATCCGGCCGATGACCTTGCCGTATCCGAATTTCCGCGGCAATTTGTCGTTTTTTGACCCGAAAAAGATAACCTCCTCGTTAGGGAACATTTCCATTATATTGTAAAAGCCTTTTGTTTCAGAATGCCCTCCGTAAGAAGCATATTTGATATCCCTTTTAATCCCCTTGTCTCTGAAAAGGTCCACATCAACAAGAGGCTTCAGTATAAAGGTCTTTTCTTTAAGCCCGGGGTATATCTTCTGAAATACGGAGGCATGGAGCGGCGAGAGGAATATATTGAAGACCGCCTTTGTAAAAAGCTCTTTATTGTCATTTACAGGACAATACCCGTTCCTCCACCCCGAATTATTACCCCTGACCCCGAAGTAGTCCTCTTTTTTTTCAACGCAGTTTGTTCCATCTCCAATATTGCCATTACACGGAAGGGCATTCAGATAGCATATGTCCCCATATGCGTTCTGGCCAAGGATGTAATTTTCACGAGAGACGATTTTTTTTAAGAATGAATCACTGAAGTGTTTTTTATGGTCAGGACAGTTGAAAACATCGAAGAGCATCCAGAGATCGGGCTTTCTGAACCTGAGAAGTCTGCTCAGTATCCGTCTGCTTTTAGGATACACCGAGATCACCCGTATCCTGTGCCCCCGCCGCCGCCCTTCGTTGACGATGGCCCGTGTATACTGTTCGCCACCGCCGTTATAGAAAAAGGGGTTGAGGTGGGCTAAAAAATTTATCTTTAAAATGCCTTTAGGGGTGATCTCCATGGTTTCCGGATCCGGGTTCAATATTCACCAAAGGACTGGTTTTAGAGCGAGATGCGAGGTTGGTTAAAGAGCCGGAATATTTCGAGCGTATCCTGCTGCCGATCAGACCATGCGATACGTCCTGAGAGAGTGAAGCGCATTCCTGTTGCAGGCATAAAAAGGGAAGTGAACCCTTCCGATCCTCCGTTTATAGCCCAGGGCAAACCACTGCTCAAGGTATGATAAAAGTTCGTAATCGCGCGCGCCGTGCAGTTCGCCGATTATCCAGCGGACCGAGCGCAAAACTTCTTCGTCAAAAGACGTCAGTATGTCGTATTCGGAGCCTTCAGTGTCTATCTTGATAAGGTCTATGCCGCGCGCACCTATTTCATCCAGGATCTCGGATGTCTTTCTCAGGGTCACCGTGATGCCGGATTTCGATTCGCGCTCAGCCGGATCATCGACAATCGAAAAAGTTGAAAACTCGTTTTTCGAAGAGCACGGGTTATAGATAGTAGTCTCCTTATTCTCTTTTCCGAGAGCGATACAATAGGGTTTTATATTTGCGTATCCGGCTATGTTCTTCTGAAGAAGCTTGAAGTTATTGGGCTCCGGCTCAAAAGCATAGATCTTTGCCGAAGGGAAGATGGTGGCATAATAGATGGAAGCGATCCCGATATTCGCGCCGATGTCAACAATGACCTTGGGGTCGATCTCTTTGGGGATGTAATATTCTCCTTTGCGCCCCTTGTGGCCTTTTACAAGTAATATGTTGTAGATATGAGAGGCGTCACTGCTGCAGGGCCGGTAATGGATCGGCTGCCCGTTCCACATGAAGGTCTCAAGGTCTTTGCAATCAGGGTTATCTTGAGGCCTGCAGTTCTTCATGAACTTCCATGACATCGAACGGAGCAGGACTTTTAAATCATTTTTTGACAGCATTCCATCCTTCTTCGATTATCTTATTGTGTGTTGCGAGCATAGTATATTATATTGTGCGGTATCGATACAATTGGAATTTTCGCTGATATTCGTTAAAAATCATGAAAAAAATCGAACTTTATTTCCTCCGCTGGTACTTCCCGTATAACATCGGCGATACCGTGATGTTCTCCTCCCTTTTCCGGGCCATAAAGGAGGTCTATGGGCCATGCAAGCTGGAAGTCATAAGCGACCGCACTGTCCTGGAAGCCTTTTTCAATGACAGGTACGTTGACAGGTTCAGAACACCCCGTTTATACGAAAAAATATTGCCGAAAAGCTTCTATTACAAAAAAAAGAATATTGTCCATGATCAGGGCGCGCGAAGGATAAAGTTTGTGATCTGGCCTGAATGGCGAGAAGAGACATTCGCTTATCTTTCCGCCGGCACTAATATTGAGGAATGCGTTGGCGCGCCATGCAAGAACATAATCTCGTACAATTACGCTCTTCAAGCAGGCATCGAGGCCGCCGGATTTCAGGACCTGAGGCCCAGGATATATTTGACAGAAGAAGAGGTCCGGGAGGCCGAAGAAAGCATTTATCCGAACTCGATAGCCATCAACATGGCGCGTATACGCAATTCCCAGCAGAGAAGAGACGGCGAGCGGCTCCGTTATAGAATCGAGAGCTGGAGGCGCTTCGTTGGCGATGTTAAAAAATATGACCCTTCGATAAGGATATATGAGGTCGGACAGGAGGCCTTTGAAGGTGTCGGCGATGAATTCCTGCCCAATCTCTCGATCCGTAAGACCGCGGCCGCGCTGAATGCCATGCGTTTGGTCGTATTGTCAGATGGCGGTGTGCACAATATCTGTAACGCGATAGATAAAAAGGTGCTGTTGTTCCAGGCCTATGAGTGGAACCCGCCGGACCTGTTCAAGATGGGCAACGCCATCTTTAACGAGGACTATCATCTTGAGTGCAGGAAAAGGTGCCACTTGTTTTCAGATATACTGAAAATCCGGAGCGCGAAAGAGACATGTGGCCGTGAGTGTTACGGTCTTGACCCGGCGAGGCTTGCCCGGGACTGCATCGCTCATCTGGAAATGGAAAATAGAGTTTAAATCCAGGGGCTTTGAAAAAAACCGGGACACCTCCCGCCTGTTGGCCTGACCTGCCTTGCCTTGAATCTGCCGCCAGACCCATTTGGATTTGCCTAAAAAAACCTCATGTGTTATAAGTAGGCCTGCGCGTTTTTTTAAAATCCACACTACGGATTCGGGCCGTGAAAAGATACCTGAGCTCTAAGAGGGCTCAAACACTCATCGAGAAGTTCAGGAGGGCGCGGATACTCGTCGTCGGCGACCTCATCATGGACCACTTCATCTGGGGCAAGGTCAGAAGGATTTCCCCTGAGGCCCCGGTGCCGGTCGTCGAGGTCACCTCTGAATCGATAATGCTCGGCGGCAGCGCCAACGTGGTGAACAACATCCACAGCCTGGGCGGCAGATCGCTCGTCACGGGCGTCATCGGGAGCGACGGGGACGGCAAGAAGCTCGTCTCCATACTGAAGGACAAGGGCATCCCTACGGATGGGCTCGTCGTAGACCACAAAAGGCCCACAACCATAAAGACAAGGGTCATCGCCCATAACCAGCAGGTCGTAAGGTTCGACCGCGAGATGCGGGACAAGATAGGCCCGGAGGCGACCGCCAGGGTCTTGAGGTACATAAAGAAAGCCGTTAAATCTTCCGACATCGTAGTCATATCCGACTACGCGAAGGGGCTCATAACCCCGTACCTTATGGAGGAGACGAACTCCCTTTGCATGGACCTCGGCATCCCGGTGGCCGTAGACCCGAAGGTAGAGCACCTCGACTATTATAAAAAGGTCACGATAGTCACCCCTAATAACCTCGAGGCCTCGCAGGCTTCAGGCGTTGAGATAGGCGACGATGAGAGCCTCCACCGGGCCGGAGAGGTGCTCTTCGGAAGGCTCGGCTGCCAGGCCCTCCTCATAACAAGAGGAGAGCACGGCATGAGCCTCTTTGAGCCGGGGAGCGAAACCCACATACCTACCGTCGCCCAGGAGGTATTCGACGTGAGCGGCGCCGGAGATACCGTCATAAGCACCCTCGCCCTCGCCCTCGCCTCCGGCGCGAGCTTTAGAGAGGCCGCGATGCTCGCGAACTTCGCGGCGGGCGTTGTAGTCGGCAAGATCGGCACCGCGACGGTAACGCCAGAGGAGCTTTACAACGCGGCTGGCGCTGGCCTCAAGGTAAGGCTTCCGCAATAGGGCTTGCTTCATCTGGCCAAAAATACCTGAACATAAAGGAGCGGCATGGCACGGTCCATGACAGGCTGGGGCAAGGGAGACTTTGCCATTGGCGGCGACACTTACACTATCGAAGTAAAGACACTCAACCACAGGTTCATAGACATCTCCATGAGGTCGCCTGAGAGGTTCTCGCCCATGGAGACACGTCTTCGGGACGAGATAAAAAAGAGGTTCGCCAGGGGCTCATTCTCGGTGCATATCTATTCCGTTTCAACGGAGGCCCCGGCGCTGAAGCTTAACATCCCGATGGCGAGGCTCTACCTCGATTCCGCGGAGGAGCTTAAAAGCGGCCTTGGCATCAAGGGCGAGATGGACCTTGCTACCCTTCTGCGGCAAAAGGACATATTCACCTTCGAGAGGAAGGGTACTGTTACGGATGAGGACTGGGGGCAGTTCAAGGCGGCGCTCGATACCGCCCTTGTCCAGGTGGAGGAGTGGAGGATAAGGGAAGGAGAGGCGCTGGTGGCAGACTTGCTTGCCAGGGCAGAGGCGCTCGAAGGCCTTCTTTTCACCGTCGAGGTGAGAATACCCAAGATGCTCGAAGCATACAGGGAACGCCTCAAATCGGAGATAGAAAAAATAATAGCCGGAAGGGTCGACGAGTCAAGGATACTGCTTGAGGCCGCGATATTCGCGGAAAAGACCGACACCGCCGAAGAGGCCACCCGCTTGAAGAGCCACCTCGAGCTATTCCGCAGGCTCATAACCTCCGAGGGGCCTATCGGAAAGAAGCTCGACTTCCTCTGCCAGGAGCTTGGCCGGGAGATAAACACCATCGGCTCAAAGGCAAACGACGTCCGGATAACCCAGACCGTCATAGACATGAAGGGCGAGGTCGAAAAGATAAGGGAGCAGGTGCAAAACGTAGAATGAGGAAGCCCCCTCTTTTCTAAAGGGGGATGAAATACAGGTTTTAAGGATCCCAATAACATGTCCGGCATAGCATTTATAGTCTCCGCCCCGTCCGGGGCAGGGAAGACCACCCTCTGCAAGATGGCTGAGGGGCGCTTCCCTGATATAAAGAACTCGGTCTCCTATACCACCCGCCCCTCCAGGCCCGGCGAGAGCAATGGTGTGGATTACTGGTTCGTTGACGACGCCACATTCGACCGTATGGTAGAGCGGGGCGAGTTCCTTGAGTACGCGGACGTCTACGGCAAGAGGTACGGCACGTCTAAAAAGGACCTGGAAGCTTTCCTCGCAAGGGGCGAAAGCGTCATCCTTGAGATAGACGTGCAGGGCGCGGCCAACGTCAGGAAGCGGCTTTCGGGAGGGGTCTTCGTATTCATACTTCCGCCTTCGCTTAAAGTCGCCGGGGAAAGGCTTGTTGCCAGGGGCAAGGATAGCGCTGAAGAGATAAAAAGAAGGCTCGGCATAGCGGTCGACGAGATAAAAAGGGCCTTCGAGTACGATTACATCGTGATAAACGACGACCTTACGAGGGCCTTCGAGGAGTTCTCCGCGATAATCGTGGCTGAACGCGCCAGGTCTTCGAGGATGGCGGGTAAGCTAAAGGAGCTTTTCGGCAAACAAACGCGGTAGACGCGGCAGTTGACAGGCCGTTTTTAAAAACGTATAATTTATACTTGTTTCGGATAAAAGGAGGTTAGTCCCAAATGGCAAGGATAACTGTCGAGGATTGTTTGAAAGAGATTCCCAGCAGGTTCATGCTGGTCCATCTCGCTTCTCAGAGGGCGAGGGACCTTATAAAGGGCGCGCCTTCACTGGTGAAGACCGACAACAAGGCGGTTGTAACGGCTCTGCGCGAGATAGCCGCTGGCAAGGTCAAGGTAATGCCAACGACCAGGAAGAAAGAGCTTTCGGAATAGGCCTTACTGATTCACAAGGGGGGGCGGCTTTTGCCGTCCCCCCTTTTTTTTATTTCGTTCAGGGGCGCGGGCTGCTTAATCGGCTTGGCCTCCTGGATAACGCCTCCGTATATAGATAGTCAGAAGAACGGCTATGCCTACGGCCATCGTCAACCCTACAACAAAAAAGGTCCATGTGTCTGGCCTTATGACCCCAAGGGCTATGATGAGTACAAGCAGTGGCAGATCGAGAAAGTGCGTAAAAGCCGGTATGAGCCGCCCCCTTTCCTTTTCGACCCTGGGGTCGAGATGATCCGCGCCCGCCGCCTCGCGGGATAGCCGCCGGATGCGCATGAAATAAATCCTTGTTATTGTGTTACCTTCGATGAACTCGAAGGAGAATAGCGCTATCATGCCAGCGAGCCATGGTATGTCGATAAACCCCCAGCCGTATACCTCTGTCGTCATCCACGCGCCTGAGAAAAGAAGGAGCAAGGCTCCCGGGACGACTACCCCGTCGTAGAATATGGCAATAGCGCGCGCCGCCTCTGAGAAAAGGGCCGGGTCTTTAATCTGCCTTGACCTCAAGTCAGAGAGCCAGACGCCGATTAGCCCGCCGCCTATCATCACGGCGCCGAGGACGTGAGCGAACCTCAATAGGGTGTAGGTCATATCAGGCGCTACGCGACATTCAATTTATCTTCCCCTCACGAGCCCCGGCCCCGGCAGTCGCCAAAGCTCGGTGAGCGAGGTATCTATCCTTGGCACAGCCGAAAGGAGTTTTT
It includes:
- a CDS encoding putative lipopolysaccharide heptosyltransferase III; its protein translation is MKANGGYPDLTKVRRALVIVFKNIGDVLLTTPVFSALKRSIAGVEVDALVNRGTEEMLTFNPDVDRVLVYNRKTRGLGRLKEELRLVKEVRGAGYDMAVALTSGDRSRNFALLSGAGIRVGAPKKNLLGQLSFNFPVTMASSGKHYVERNLDCLRRIGIFPERQHRSTSFFEGSEAAEKARGLLAGANLDGRPYMVVHPTSRWMFKSWPPEKNAALIDLVQRELGMPVVLTSGPEAFEISYVAQLKSRLTTDVTDFTGKLSLKELGAVIRKAVLFFGVDSAPMHISAAVGTPAVALFGPSFAVDWAPWGDGHRVVTSDRHSCVPCGKDGCGGGKVSDCLVELDVRTVYDAVREMLGKSSHRRSI
- a CDS encoding YicC family protein, with the translated sequence MARSMTGWGKGDFAIGGDTYTIEVKTLNHRFIDISMRSPERFSPMETRLRDEIKKRFARGSFSVHIYSVSTEAPALKLNIPMARLYLDSAEELKSGLGIKGEMDLATLLRQKDIFTFERKGTVTDEDWGQFKAALDTALVQVEEWRIREGEALVADLLARAEALEGLLFTVEVRIPKMLEAYRERLKSEIEKIIAGRVDESRILLEAAIFAEKTDTAEEATRLKSHLELFRRLITSEGPIGKKLDFLCQELGREINTIGSKANDVRITQTVIDMKGEVEKIREQVQNVE
- a CDS encoding guanylate kinase, encoding MSGIAFIVSAPSGAGKTTLCKMAEGRFPDIKNSVSYTTRPSRPGESNGVDYWFVDDATFDRMVERGEFLEYADVYGKRYGTSKKDLEAFLARGESVILEIDVQGAANVRKRLSGGVFVFILPPSLKVAGERLVARGKDSAEEIKRRLGIAVDEIKRAFEYDYIVINDDLTRAFEEFSAIIVAERARSSRMAGKLKELFGKQTR
- a CDS encoding DNA-directed RNA polymerase subunit omega, translated to MARITVEDCLKEIPSRFMLVHLASQRARDLIKGAPSLVKTDNKAVVTALREIAAGKVKVMPTTRKKELSE